From the Saccharobesus litoralis genome, one window contains:
- the dctP gene encoding TRAP transporter substrate-binding protein DctP: MKLQSLFIIVVLVNFLTAVIVYSFSQLSLIMLSVLLVVICLSLGALYKVIKPNFNALTKTILDNPSNDALNELIASCSLIDIQETISQHAGSTNQIKQSLKTNQECAVLLADTCEELGHASKKIKRNNKIQADASNNMAAAVEEMTNSISVVTNQAQSAAEHTMESSKVADDSANVILSTIEGIRDISESVEKAANNIAALRSDSESISDVANMIKGIADQTNLLALNAAIEAARAGEQGRGFSVVADEVRQLAERTSQSTQEINELLARMLDSAKLASESMLTTEQAVQKGVENAQQASDSIKAIRQGSSAAVEEVSQISVAIKEQELASAEIAKNIDQIAQISAQNNEAVSKSIQASESLYEISQTLTRSVESCLLNTSQQELRLRSADVLDDDYPSVKALHDMANQLNKNSNGNISLKIFTQGAFGTETDALEQMAKGSLDMARVNIAQLNHSCPESLVPTLPFLFNSVQHLHRCLDGKPGEILTQALSKGDFICLGLLDSGSRNMYASTPIRSIKDIKGLRLRVPPSKLWEGIAQALGTVPHAIPIEDTKTALQTGLIDMAENNIFAYESFHHYEACSYFSRTEHVITPDVLMFSKKVWEKLSDDQQQMILAAAQHAVLQSRSYCKTSERLVENKAREHGAIFVDNIDKASFSQSIKSVYDKFITSSAQKKLIQAIRAIH, from the coding sequence ATGAAACTACAAAGCCTTTTTATCATCGTTGTATTAGTAAATTTTTTAACTGCTGTTATCGTTTATAGTTTTAGCCAGTTAAGTTTAATCATGCTAAGCGTGTTACTCGTGGTTATTTGCTTGTCACTAGGTGCTTTATACAAGGTTATTAAACCCAACTTTAATGCACTGACTAAAACAATCCTTGATAACCCCTCAAACGACGCCTTAAATGAGTTAATAGCCTCATGTAGCCTCATTGATATTCAAGAAACAATTTCACAGCATGCTGGCTCGACAAATCAAATCAAGCAAAGCTTAAAAACCAATCAAGAGTGCGCTGTCTTACTAGCTGATACCTGTGAAGAGCTTGGACATGCTTCAAAAAAGATAAAAAGAAACAATAAAATTCAAGCTGACGCGTCAAATAACATGGCCGCAGCTGTCGAAGAAATGACAAATAGTATTTCAGTTGTAACCAATCAAGCACAATCAGCCGCTGAACATACAATGGAATCAAGTAAAGTCGCAGATGATAGTGCAAATGTTATTTTAAGCACCATTGAAGGAATAAGAGACATTTCAGAATCCGTAGAGAAAGCAGCAAATAACATCGCAGCGCTACGCAGTGACAGTGAAAGCATATCTGATGTAGCCAATATGATTAAAGGCATTGCCGATCAAACCAATTTACTGGCTCTTAATGCAGCCATTGAAGCGGCTCGAGCTGGTGAGCAAGGCAGAGGCTTTTCAGTTGTCGCCGATGAAGTAAGGCAACTTGCTGAACGCACTTCGCAATCTACCCAAGAAATTAACGAACTACTTGCTCGTATGTTAGATTCTGCCAAGTTAGCATCAGAAAGTATGTTAACCACTGAGCAAGCGGTGCAAAAAGGAGTCGAAAACGCTCAACAAGCCAGTGATTCAATTAAAGCCATTCGACAAGGTTCGTCTGCCGCAGTTGAAGAAGTTTCACAAATATCAGTAGCCATCAAAGAGCAAGAGTTAGCCAGCGCTGAAATCGCCAAAAATATTGATCAAATAGCGCAAATCAGTGCACAAAATAATGAAGCGGTTTCAAAATCAATTCAAGCTTCTGAAAGTTTATATGAAATAAGCCAAACTTTAACTCGTTCTGTAGAAAGCTGTTTGCTTAACACCAGCCAACAAGAATTGAGATTAAGATCAGCCGATGTTTTAGACGATGATTACCCCAGTGTAAAAGCATTGCATGATATGGCAAATCAACTCAATAAAAATAGCAATGGGAATATATCGTTAAAAATATTTACTCAAGGTGCATTTGGTACAGAAACCGACGCACTTGAACAAATGGCTAAAGGCTCTTTAGATATGGCACGGGTAAACATTGCCCAGTTAAATCATTCCTGCCCTGAATCATTGGTGCCAACCTTGCCCTTTTTGTTTAATTCGGTTCAACACCTACATCGCTGTTTAGATGGGAAACCAGGTGAAATACTAACTCAAGCCTTGTCCAAGGGTGACTTTATCTGTTTGGGCTTGCTCGATAGCGGCTCAAGAAATATGTACGCCAGTACGCCAATACGTTCAATTAAAGATATAAAAGGATTACGCCTTCGAGTTCCCCCTTCTAAATTATGGGAAGGTATTGCTCAAGCATTAGGTACAGTACCTCATGCCATTCCAATTGAAGATACGAAAACAGCATTACAAACTGGACTCATCGATATGGCTGAAAACAATATATTTGCTTATGAAAGTTTTCATCATTATGAGGCTTGTAGTTATTTTTCACGTACCGAGCACGTCATTACCCCAGACGTATTAATGTTTTCCAAAAAAGTTTGGGAAAAACTGTCGGATGATCAACAACAAATGATCTTAGCCGCGGCACAACATGCCGTATTGCAAAGCCGGTCTTATTGCAAAACATCTGAACGGCTCGTTGAAAATAAAGCACGGGAGCATGGTGCAATCTTTGTCGACAATATTGATAAAGCCTCATTCAGCCAATCTATTAAATCGGTATACGACAAATTCATCACTTCTTCAGCCCAGAAAAAATTAATTCAGGCGATAAGAGCGATACATTAA
- a CDS encoding GNAT family N-acetyltransferase — protein sequence MKFRHSTDSDYQAIVALYNRCKLDEFVFEPQPLTLLPLEQDNKRAPIIFSSDILLAEDERVNGFCAYKDSTVIALYVDKPFRSKGLGAKLLRQVLTKMPLPISLYVVATNVQAIAFYTKLGFITDSSSVFDYNGVDVVANKMLLSQFE from the coding sequence ATGAAATTTCGCCACTCCACCGATAGTGATTATCAAGCCATTGTTGCTTTGTATAACCGCTGCAAGCTAGATGAATTTGTTTTCGAACCACAGCCGTTGACGCTATTGCCATTAGAGCAAGATAACAAAAGAGCCCCAATTATTTTTTCATCTGACATTTTACTGGCGGAAGATGAACGTGTTAACGGGTTTTGTGCCTACAAAGACAGTACAGTCATTGCATTGTATGTCGATAAACCTTTTCGCTCAAAAGGATTAGGTGCCAAGCTATTGCGCCAAGTGCTGACAAAAATGCCCTTACCGATTTCATTATATGTGGTGGCCACTAACGTACAGGCTATTGCGTTTTACACTAAATTAGGTTTTATAACGGATAGCTCAAGTGTATTTGATTACAATGGGGTCGATGTTGTGGCAAATAAAATGTTGCTAAGTCAATTTGAATAA
- a CDS encoding glycoside hydrolase family 2 protein has protein sequence MMNFQLVTQIRMLTTKVMMMLMLTLLSFTLFASHQQVSLNGDWQFTTEQFASDNSLIQAHYAAWDKMPVPGNWDTTKKYSEYSGKAYYQKSFAVPSSWQGKNLRIKFDAVYQTAKVWLNGQYLGKHVGGYTPFEFAITDLVNFNKANSLVVMADNSYQRGAWWAWGGISRDVTLLADNQVRIVHQHISAEPNFATKTIAYSIDYKLQSYSNQAISSNIETIIFDGQKQKKQLNTQVTLAPNQITKTNVKFVEPLENYHLWHINQPYLYTLNSAIRNDNYVYDSQLDNFGVRKFEVRGEQFFFNNEPIRLNGINRVHDHPSYGNTEPDFLVMGDMRDIKALGGHFSRLMHAPLSKNLLEICDRLGYLIIGEIPVWGDDDPQSFPDNPLTKQWLKEMIERDFNHPSIVGWSVGNELRDPVPPWGKKTLTPDQFGYINSMLDYVAELDPTRLKTYVSLTAFSQYANLSNEPFAKLDFISINSYSNAVKKVEATHKNFPGKPIFLSEIGLKQFGGTKDARLQDELVADLRTLKDYPYLMGFSLWAYNDYRSNYKGTPESGFREWGVVDHYRNKKAAYYQLKEVLQYWQE, from the coding sequence ATGATGAATTTTCAACTCGTTACACAGATAAGAATGTTAACGACCAAGGTGATGATGATGCTAATGCTCACCTTGCTGTCGTTTACCCTTTTCGCTAGCCATCAGCAGGTTTCATTAAATGGTGATTGGCAATTTACCACTGAGCAATTTGCATCTGATAACAGCTTAATACAGGCGCATTATGCAGCTTGGGACAAAATGCCGGTTCCTGGTAACTGGGATACGACTAAAAAATACAGTGAGTATTCGGGTAAAGCGTATTATCAAAAATCCTTTGCTGTACCTTCATCTTGGCAGGGAAAAAACTTACGTATTAAATTTGATGCCGTTTATCAAACGGCTAAAGTTTGGCTTAATGGCCAATATTTGGGTAAGCATGTTGGTGGCTATACCCCTTTTGAATTTGCGATAACAGATTTAGTCAATTTTAATAAAGCTAATTCATTAGTCGTTATGGCAGACAACAGCTATCAACGCGGTGCTTGGTGGGCTTGGGGCGGTATTAGTCGCGATGTTACACTACTGGCAGATAACCAAGTGCGGATTGTGCATCAACATATTAGTGCAGAGCCAAACTTTGCAACTAAAACAATCGCCTATTCAATCGACTACAAGTTACAAAGTTATTCTAATCAAGCTATTTCAAGCAACATTGAAACCATTATTTTTGATGGCCAAAAGCAAAAGAAACAATTAAATACTCAGGTTACTTTAGCACCTAACCAAATCACTAAAACCAATGTCAAATTTGTCGAGCCACTAGAAAATTATCATTTATGGCACATTAATCAGCCTTATCTGTATACATTGAATAGTGCTATTCGTAATGACAATTATGTTTACGACAGCCAACTTGATAATTTTGGTGTGCGTAAGTTTGAAGTTCGAGGTGAGCAGTTCTTTTTTAATAATGAACCGATTCGATTAAATGGTATAAACCGTGTTCATGATCATCCTAGCTATGGTAATACTGAGCCTGACTTTTTAGTGATGGGTGACATGCGTGATATTAAAGCCTTGGGTGGCCATTTTTCTCGGTTAATGCATGCGCCTTTGTCAAAGAATTTACTGGAGATATGTGATCGTCTTGGCTATTTAATTATCGGTGAGATCCCAGTTTGGGGCGATGATGATCCACAAAGCTTTCCAGACAACCCATTGACTAAACAGTGGTTAAAAGAAATGATTGAGCGCGACTTTAATCATCCTTCTATTGTCGGGTGGAGTGTCGGTAATGAGTTACGCGATCCTGTGCCGCCTTGGGGCAAAAAAACTTTAACGCCTGACCAGTTTGGCTATATTAATTCGATGCTGGATTATGTTGCTGAATTAGATCCAACGCGATTAAAAACTTATGTATCGTTAACGGCTTTTAGTCAGTATGCCAATTTAAGCAATGAACCCTTTGCCAAACTCGACTTTATTTCAATTAATAGTTACAGCAATGCGGTCAAAAAAGTAGAGGCAACACATAAGAACTTTCCCGGCAAACCGATCTTTTTATCTGAAATTGGCCTTAAGCAATTTGGTGGCACTAAAGATGCGCGTTTACAAGACGAGCTAGTGGCCGATTTACGCACGTTAAAAGATTACCCCTATTTAATGGGATTCTCGTTGTGGGCATACAATGATTATCGCAGTAACTATAAGGGTACACCTGAATCTGGGTTTAGAGAGTGGGGCGTTGTTGATCACTACCGCAACAAGAAAGCCGCTTACTATCAACTAAAAGAGGTGTTGCAGTATTGGCAAGAGTAA
- a CDS encoding beta-galactosidase: protein MSKIVNKNNGCLPFEHSKVSRLLIPASLACMAVVGCGESKNNSELNSKVTVSDSQATSKNDVIIDNFATETLSSSIKALNAQVALVNGVFPTSALKISFKTNTLRSGISIKPQSPWQIENLVNYAFKFDVKNTGNNPVMLTADVTGANGQTQRRSIGLDVGETAKAYFDLAGFGLDADFGMRDLPPSFKSDERKMIVRGGKKTIDFSQVFSVKLYTETQINANEVVVDNLRIASTGEPNTEFLTKIVDKFGQRADIDFPLKVKSESELRKIAAKELKELSEMQPWPERSQFGGWKQGPKLAATGYFRTEKVGDKWAMVDPEGYLYFSTGIANARMSNTSTFTGIDYKDDSVRYIDPNDVTPEDSQGIGGDYREAQKTHYVSNATRRNMFEWLPDYDSDLAEHYGYRRKSHRGPIKHGEVYSFYQANLERRYGESSPRSYLEKWREVTLDRMQHWGFTSFGNWTDPMFYDNTQVPYFANGWIIGDFKKVSSGADFWGAMPDPFDPEFVRRAKVTTKVIAEEIKNSPWCVGVFIDNEMSWGGEGKPISRYGIVIDALSRNAQDSPTKAEFVRLLKNKYKSITQLSDTWQRDITSWQALADGVNYKKQQDYNQNMLADFSWLLEAYADEYFRVVKNAIKTYMPNHMYMGARFTSWNTSPEARWAAKKHVDVMSYNYYREGLDELTWGFLKDLDMPTIIGEFHFGSDDTGNPHPGIILASSQQGRAAMYKNYMATVIDNPTLVGAHWFQYIDSPITGRAHDGENYNVGFVTTTDIPYPPLVEAAQEVNRNLYQRRFGQ from the coding sequence ATGTCAAAAATAGTTAATAAAAATAATGGTTGTTTGCCATTTGAACATTCAAAAGTTTCTCGATTATTGATTCCAGCAAGCTTGGCTTGTATGGCTGTTGTAGGATGCGGTGAGTCAAAAAATAACAGTGAACTAAACTCAAAAGTGACAGTGAGTGATAGTCAAGCAACGTCAAAAAACGATGTCATTATTGATAATTTTGCAACCGAAACGCTGTCTAGTTCAATTAAAGCACTCAATGCTCAAGTCGCTTTAGTTAATGGCGTGTTTCCCACTTCGGCATTAAAAATTTCCTTTAAAACGAATACGCTACGGTCGGGTATTAGTATTAAACCGCAATCACCTTGGCAAATAGAAAATTTAGTTAACTATGCGTTTAAGTTTGATGTAAAAAACACGGGTAACAATCCTGTAATGCTGACAGCTGATGTCACAGGAGCCAATGGTCAAACGCAACGTCGCTCAATTGGTTTGGATGTGGGTGAAACAGCTAAAGCGTATTTTGATTTAGCAGGTTTTGGATTGGATGCCGACTTTGGTATGCGCGATTTGCCACCTTCATTTAAATCGGATGAGCGCAAAATGATTGTGCGTGGTGGTAAAAAAACCATCGATTTTTCACAAGTGTTTTCCGTTAAGTTGTATACCGAAACCCAAATTAACGCGAATGAAGTGGTGGTAGATAACTTACGCATTGCGTCAACGGGTGAGCCAAACACCGAGTTTTTAACAAAAATTGTCGATAAGTTTGGTCAGCGCGCTGATATTGATTTTCCGTTAAAAGTTAAATCAGAATCTGAGTTACGTAAAATTGCCGCAAAAGAGCTGAAAGAATTAAGTGAAATGCAGCCTTGGCCTGAGCGCAGTCAATTTGGTGGCTGGAAGCAAGGTCCTAAGTTAGCCGCAACCGGCTACTTTAGAACTGAAAAAGTCGGCGATAAATGGGCCATGGTTGACCCTGAAGGGTACCTTTATTTTTCAACAGGTATTGCTAACGCGCGTATGTCAAATACGTCAACGTTTACCGGTATTGATTATAAAGATGACTCGGTGCGCTATATTGATCCTAACGATGTTACGCCTGAAGATTCTCAAGGTATAGGTGGTGATTACCGAGAAGCGCAAAAAACACATTATGTTAGCAACGCCACGCGGCGCAACATGTTTGAGTGGCTGCCAGACTACGATAGTGATTTAGCGGAACATTATGGATACCGTCGTAAATCTCATCGCGGGCCAATTAAACATGGAGAAGTTTATAGCTTTTATCAAGCGAATTTAGAGCGTCGCTATGGTGAGTCGTCACCGCGATCTTATTTAGAAAAATGGCGCGAAGTCACATTGGATCGTATGCAGCACTGGGGATTTACGTCGTTTGGTAACTGGACCGATCCTATGTTTTATGACAATACTCAAGTGCCTTATTTCGCTAATGGTTGGATTATTGGTGACTTTAAAAAGGTCAGTTCAGGCGCTGATTTCTGGGGAGCGATGCCGGATCCATTCGATCCTGAATTTGTGCGTCGAGCTAAAGTGACGACTAAAGTGATCGCCGAGGAAATTAAAAACAGCCCTTGGTGCGTAGGGGTATTTATTGATAACGAAATGAGCTGGGGCGGCGAAGGTAAACCCATTAGCCGCTATGGTATCGTGATTGACGCGTTAAGTCGGAATGCACAAGACAGCCCAACGAAAGCTGAGTTTGTGCGGTTACTGAAAAATAAATATAAGAGCATTACTCAATTAAGTGATACGTGGCAACGAGATATTACCTCGTGGCAGGCACTCGCGGATGGCGTAAATTATAAAAAGCAACAAGATTATAACCAAAACATGCTGGCCGATTTTTCATGGTTGCTAGAAGCCTACGCAGACGAGTATTTTAGAGTGGTTAAAAATGCCATTAAAACTTACATGCCAAACCATATGTATATGGGCGCTCGATTTACGTCATGGAATACTTCACCGGAAGCACGCTGGGCAGCTAAAAAGCACGTAGATGTCATGAGCTATAACTACTATCGTGAAGGTTTAGATGAGTTAACTTGGGGCTTCCTAAAAGACTTGGATATGCCAACCATTATTGGTGAGTTTCACTTTGGTAGCGACGATACAGGTAACCCGCATCCAGGGATTATTTTAGCCAGCAGTCAACAAGGCCGTGCGGCTATGTACAAAAACTACATGGCTACGGTGATTGATAACCCTACCTTGGTTGGTGCGCACTGGTTCCAGTATATCGACTCGCCAATCACAGGGCGAGCGCATGACGGTGAAAATTACAACGTAGGCTTTGTAACAACCACGGATATTCCTTATCCACCATTAGTGGAAGCGGCGCAAGAGGTTAATCGTAATTTATATCAACGTCGTTTTGGTCAGTAG
- a CDS encoding EAL domain-containing protein, which produces MISIREAFISLLPFLIISSVVTLCSSVLQLLNIAPNLSSLLFSISQSLGICFAPLAAIAIAFHFSKNINVPAIAVLALGLSSLLIAELFSIAKVEHLHLASLSNDPRLLAVMLITPYLLKAAEDKFNLIFIQSNAVSHHLKRHVNLLLPSLTCVLVLPILLISLTQLANVLTQPVVSFLATSDHIVLISLRVFISNLLWGFGLHGSNTFHLLFEQSANGVVDYYQIEIVTHLAIHQFTDLFVNFGGGGATWSLILAILLFSKDEHARRIALIALPFAIFNINEIIIFALPIAFNFRLLIPFLLVPLLNCWLGFAIVTQGWIEFIEYQHTWVMPDLINVFLATDGSYLAVLFQLSLILLGMMIYRPFVLASSQEQHMREAELALHKKLSLRDGMDLLSEQRHVKQHHVERRSVSAIHNAIDDVNNGELIMFYQPKVSISSASMYGLEALIRLQRPDGSIVGPYFLDVLQKEGFSLPIDNWVVSEVAKALKQWQTEQFCPKVSINIDPNNLINPAFVKHLIEQLADCGEQVELELLESSYMEFSSEIELALKELRTFGIQVSIDDFGTGFSCLSMLTKISAQTIKIDKSMLDEACVPKGAVLYQEICRLCQSLDFELVAEGVETQEQLDFVQNLGVDYIQGWYFSPALPASQVKNYHPKLSSKQDTEYTVSMQTVTL; this is translated from the coding sequence ATGATTTCAATCCGCGAAGCGTTTATTTCTCTATTGCCTTTTTTGATCATTAGCTCTGTTGTAACGCTGTGTTCTTCCGTACTGCAATTGCTTAATATTGCTCCAAACTTGTCTAGTCTGCTATTTAGCATTTCTCAGTCATTAGGTATCTGTTTTGCCCCATTGGCTGCTATCGCAATTGCGTTTCACTTTTCTAAAAATATTAACGTGCCCGCTATCGCTGTGTTGGCTTTAGGGTTGTCATCATTATTGATTGCTGAGCTATTCAGTATAGCTAAGGTTGAGCATTTGCATCTAGCTTCTCTTAGTAATGATCCCCGCTTGCTTGCTGTTATGTTGATAACACCATATTTATTAAAGGCTGCCGAAGATAAGTTTAACCTGATTTTTATCCAATCTAATGCGGTAAGCCACCATTTAAAGCGTCACGTCAATTTATTATTACCCTCTTTAACCTGCGTTCTGGTTTTGCCTATATTATTAATCAGTCTTACTCAGTTAGCTAATGTATTAACCCAACCTGTAGTGAGTTTTTTAGCAACGAGTGATCACATTGTATTGATCAGTTTACGAGTATTTATTTCCAATTTGCTGTGGGGCTTTGGTTTACATGGCTCAAATACGTTTCATTTATTGTTCGAGCAATCCGCAAATGGTGTGGTTGATTATTATCAAATTGAAATCGTTACTCATTTAGCCATTCATCAATTCACTGACTTATTTGTTAATTTTGGTGGCGGTGGAGCAACTTGGTCTTTAATTTTAGCTATATTGCTATTTTCAAAAGACGAGCATGCGCGTCGCATAGCGTTGATTGCTTTACCTTTTGCTATTTTTAATATCAATGAAATTATTATTTTTGCATTGCCTATTGCATTTAATTTTCGATTATTAATTCCGTTTTTATTGGTGCCCTTGTTGAATTGCTGGCTTGGTTTCGCAATTGTGACACAAGGTTGGATTGAATTTATTGAATATCAGCACACCTGGGTTATGCCGGACTTAATTAATGTTTTTCTGGCGACTGACGGTAGTTATTTAGCCGTACTGTTTCAGCTTAGCCTTATTCTACTGGGTATGATGATTTATCGACCCTTTGTATTAGCGAGTAGCCAAGAGCAGCACATGCGAGAGGCTGAGTTGGCTTTACACAAAAAGTTATCTTTGCGTGATGGAATGGATTTATTGAGTGAGCAACGCCATGTTAAACAGCATCACGTTGAGCGCCGTTCAGTCAGTGCGATACACAATGCTATTGACGATGTTAATAATGGTGAGCTAATTATGTTTTACCAACCTAAGGTGTCGATAAGCTCGGCTAGTATGTATGGGCTTGAAGCACTAATTCGTTTACAACGCCCTGATGGCTCTATTGTCGGTCCTTACTTCTTAGATGTGTTGCAAAAGGAGGGGTTTTCTTTACCCATTGATAACTGGGTGGTGAGCGAAGTCGCCAAAGCACTTAAACAGTGGCAAACGGAGCAATTTTGTCCCAAGGTAAGTATTAATATTGACCCGAATAATTTAATCAACCCAGCGTTTGTCAAACACTTAATCGAGCAATTGGCTGATTGTGGTGAGCAAGTCGAATTAGAATTACTTGAATCTAGTTATATGGAGTTTTCAAGTGAAATAGAGTTGGCGTTAAAAGAATTACGCACATTTGGAATTCAGGTGTCAATTGATGATTTTGGAACGGGTTTTTCTTGCCTTTCTATGTTGACGAAAATCAGTGCCCAAACGATAAAAATAGATAAATCTATGCTCGATGAAGCGTGTGTGCCAAAAGGGGCCGTGTTGTATCAAGAAATTTGTCGACTTTGCCAAAGTTTAGATTTTGAATTAGTTGCTGAGGGCGTAGAAACACAAGAACAGTTAGACTTTGTGCAAAATCTTGGTGTTGATTATATTCAAGGCTGGTATTTCAGCCCAGCTTTACCCGCCAGCCAAGTTAAAAATTACCACCCTAAATTATCAAGCAAGCAAGATACTGAATACACGGTATCCATGCAGACAGTCACCCTGTGA
- a CDS encoding GntR family transcriptional regulator produces MSTPIIVSIRHQIASIIRSEIMTGRLKPGSKINEYSLAKQFGVSRGPVRYALLKLDKEGIVECKDNAGTKVVESLPKEMKETLHSLRLNIESKALKYAINEKNEWQVADLANLVKQIETKLASEDTESTLDSIITFHRQLVAIGGNDLLGVWHSIAMRTFVNFDLSTITAESVARYQILITHLNNRELRKATATLKSIII; encoded by the coding sequence ATGAGTACACCAATAATAGTTTCAATTCGCCATCAAATAGCCAGTATTATTCGCTCAGAAATAATGACTGGACGATTAAAGCCAGGTAGTAAAATTAATGAGTATAGTTTAGCTAAGCAATTTGGTGTTTCTCGTGGACCCGTAAGGTATGCATTATTAAAGCTAGATAAAGAAGGTATTGTTGAATGTAAAGATAATGCTGGCACTAAAGTTGTTGAGTCCTTGCCGAAAGAAATGAAAGAGACATTACATTCACTGCGGTTAAATATTGAATCTAAAGCGCTTAAGTACGCAATCAATGAGAAAAATGAATGGCAAGTAGCTGATCTGGCAAACTTGGTTAAACAGATTGAAACTAAACTAGCTAGTGAAGACACTGAAAGCACTTTAGATTCAATCATTACATTTCATCGCCAGTTAGTCGCGATAGGTGGTAATGATTTGCTTGGGGTATGGCATTCAATAGCCATGCGAACTTTCGTTAATTTTGATTTATCGACAATTACTGCTGAGTCGGTTGCTCGTTATCAAATATTGATCACGCATCTGAATAATAGAGAATTAAGAAAAGCGACGGCAACTCTTAAATCTATTATTATTTAA
- a CDS encoding type 2 periplasmic-binding domain-containing protein, translating to MFRLNFDFKLVILIITILLNLKLNAKDIELSINNASSANDVYQYELLKMALARSNKSYRLQQRENKLNEAQLVHFVTNNQLDVIWVATNQAYEEKMLPIRVPLFKGLIGHRLFIIRQGEQSQFSHINTLNDLQQLKLGQGAMWADTKVLKSAGLNVVTTLKYENLFYMLDGGRFDMYPRGVHEPFEEVKRYAELPLVVEKDLLLVYPLAVYFFVSNDNRQLAKEIETGLNAMIEDGTFDQYFYNYPMVHNALKLAKLGSRKKIFINNANMSSKTPFNDERLWLDLKFIP from the coding sequence ATGTTTCGTCTTAACTTTGATTTTAAACTGGTTATTTTAATAATCACGATACTGCTAAACCTTAAGTTAAATGCAAAAGATATTGAATTGAGTATTAATAATGCCAGTTCAGCTAATGATGTTTATCAATATGAGTTGCTTAAAATGGCGTTGGCGCGCAGTAATAAAAGCTATCGCTTACAGCAACGGGAAAACAAATTAAATGAAGCACAGCTTGTTCATTTTGTTACTAACAACCAGTTAGATGTTATTTGGGTTGCAACCAATCAAGCCTATGAAGAAAAAATGCTGCCGATTCGTGTGCCGTTATTTAAAGGGTTAATCGGTCATCGTCTGTTTATTATACGTCAAGGGGAGCAGAGTCAATTTAGCCATATTAATACGCTAAATGATCTTCAACAATTAAAGTTGGGCCAAGGCGCTATGTGGGCTGACACTAAGGTATTAAAATCAGCAGGGTTAAATGTTGTGACGACTCTAAAATATGAAAACTTGTTTTACATGTTAGATGGGGGGCGTTTTGATATGTACCCTAGGGGAGTGCATGAACCGTTTGAAGAAGTTAAACGTTACGCCGAGTTGCCACTTGTTGTTGAAAAAGACTTGTTACTGGTTTACCCGCTTGCGGTTTATTTTTTTGTTAGTAATGACAACCGACAATTAGCCAAAGAAATCGAAACAGGCCTGAACGCCATGATCGAAGACGGTACTTTTGATCAATATTTTTATAACTACCCTATGGTCCACAATGCATTAAAGCTGGCTAAATTGGGCAGTCGTAAAAAAATATTTATTAATAACGCGAATATGTCATCTAAAACACCATTTAATGATGAAAGGTTATGGCTCGATTTGAAGTTTATTCCTTAA